aaaactttattctattattatttataattttatttttaaaaactctaattataaagttattaaaattcaaaataaattaagtggGTCTTATACAGTTTAGGTTATTAGtgctaacaaaaaaaaaaaaaaaaaaattatcaagataattaatacaatttatagatTAACTACGAATTTTCTTAGTACGTCTCGATTGTACTTACCACATACAGGAATATCGCAATGTTGCCAGCGTATTGAGGTATCAGTCGTAAAGCACCACGGAAACGGTTCGTCGCCACCCGCGTTTCTACAGTAATTTTCACCATGACGAATCTGTGGGAAGACATCGGGCGGTTTATCGTGACTGTGCGGCATCTGCGCGCTCCACGATTGACAGTCTAGGCCATATTTGCTCTTGTTAACTTTCCCCATGTAGAATCTACCATTGCCTCTGATGCAATCGTCTATGAGAGTCAATCAAAGTTgctttattaatatcttataattatattaaatagagaaACGCCCTAAATTCTCAAAACTAGATATTActgtttaatatttcttgtgtgaaTTTATACATGTGTGggtttcatatattttttttcaatatttagaaaatacttATTAGTATTagtatcattaaattattaatttaatattatgatattatgatAGTACCATTCTGGTCCAGTTTAAAACTGTCTTTGAAGACTGAAAGTATTCAGGAGGCGCATagtttaaaaaactaaaaaacataaattcatACAAGAGATATTAAACTAAGATCTAGCTCTGACTGTTTAAAGCACTTCTCTGTTTGTTATTCACATACGATCTCATTTATTACTCTTTATAACAGAATTgagtatgtatacatatattttctttaattatctgaACCCAGTAACTTACAAGTAACGACTTCCTCGTCCATATCGGTCAAGTGTACGTGAGAACACGTGGGCGTCTCCTTGTTCACTTTGGGCAAACTTTCGCATTCCGGTAGTACAAAATGTCCACGTGAGCGAATGTAAATGTCCCTCTGCTTGTTGTCCTCGATTATTGCCCAATCGTTGAAGCAGAATTGCTGACGTACCGCCATGCAGTCCTCGTAGCAGAGTGGTAGGCCCATTGATTCGTGACACAGTGGAAATGCATACACGCAGagcattttcttaaaaaaaaaaaagtcaaaagaaaggtaaaaataacattttcttttgtcAACTCTGATTcgtttttttacaataactGCAAagctttcaaaattattttaaagttattttaaatgtttattgatGTAGAGTAACTTTAATTTTGGTTTAGATcctactttatttttttccagttttacaaattacatagaatgtaagattaaaattactctacattgatgaaaatggatataaaatctattttaaagcTTTGAGCATCACACCTCTGCAGCTGAGCGGCATGGTTCTGAGAGGGTCCCTATCAGCTCCTCCCAGAGATTCGTCGTAATCTTCTCGTTCAACCATCCTCCAGGATTGTCGTTGGAGTCGTTAAACCAGACCTTCCCGATGCCGCTGAGGTACTTCTTGCATATCTTGCCACTGTACGGAGCGCAGTAACCTTGCGACTCTGGCTCTAGTACGAGAAACAGATAAAATGGACATCAGACAGGGATATCAGACAAGCGCTCGAAGAAATGACAATTCCACATTATCACATCGATTATAAGCGACAATTACGCAGGTATACGTACTTGCTTGTAGGAAACTGAAGCGCAGGATTATCACCAGCGAATAAACAACGGTCCAAAACACCATTATTTACAGTATTACATTcatctatatatacatacatatatatacacatctatttatttatatatatatgtatatgcagatttcgctttctctctttttcttcgtgTTTCAACGCGTGACGTCGCAATGCGAGTCCAGAGGAAAGCTCACATGTTTGATAAGGAAACGGCGTTGACAGGGCTTCCCTCGCAGGTTTGCTTTGACGGTTAACATCGGGTCATCCTTTGGACCGGCCGACGGGGCTCTCGTGCACGGCGACGGCCGTATTCCTCGGACGACGACGATGTACTATGCCATTCCATAACGAGCGCAAGCACGTAAATGATCGCGCACACACGAAGCTCTCGCGAAATCCTCGAATATTGTTGACGTCTCGGCGGCGCCGATCGCAGCGGGTTAGATCATGGCGGTAAATTCCCGATCCATTCGATATACAGGTTACGACGCACTCCGTCGGACGGAGCTGCCTGCTGCTCCACTCTGAATATTAGGCACAGTTCTGAATATTACGAAGGACGAAGGAAAACATCCACGTTGTTTctttgtgataaaaataatgtagttattTATTCTTCTTTGACGGTCTCGAATTTGACGTCTAGCGGCTAGGCTAGGCGGCTTTTCAGTTCAGTCACAATCGAGGGACACTCGAGTGATGTTTTCGAACGCGCAGCTCGGATTGGTCGTTCAACTCCTCTACCCGACGAATAGAATTTTTGAACCCGCTGCTGAAGGCATTTGGACAATTTGAGTGATATTTGGATGATATTTGGAACGCAGTCtatagtataaaattaaatggatgcaattttaaattttaacctCAAATTTGGACGATCGTGCACAATGTGGAAACTGCAGgaagcaaaattaatttgataataaatctTAGCTTAAAATCAGTGTTGTTTTAGAAATAACGAATAATTAGCTAAATGTGGATTAAAAATTCGACGCGCTTCCCAGTCAGAGATTCGCGAAAGAGAAGCAAGGGGAAAAAAGGAGAAGATAAACAGACCGAGCGCGATTCACGTGGCTCATACCgggaaagaaaatttatttgatgatatgGACGACGTAAATTCTACGGAGAACAACGCGATTGCAGTTGAACCATCAAAGCCACCGGCGAATATGAGTAAGCGTCAATTGAAGAGGCTGGAGAGGGAGAAGAAGTGGTTGGAGCGAAGGAGCGAGAAGAGGTTAGGAATTCCCGATGTCATGCGGCAGCGATGTACGGAATTCCATAAATTGCGACTGTGtcgcatttttttatctttcgagGAGCCTGGAATAAATCTCCTTAtctacataaagaaaaattaacgttATATCTGCGATTTTTTTTATGCACAGTCTTCACGTTAATTTGCAACAATCTGCTTAAGAGATTTAATACATAGTTTTTTTAGTAACTTTCATACACAGTTGAAGGGTTTTTTTGCCAGAAaccaaacaaattaaatttttaaaatccaaaaaattaaatttttagagaaCACAATTTTTCATCTGCAAACCGTTCATTGTATAAacatgataatttttctttgattatgTAATAGACATACAAACAAAGCTGTAAGTTttgatcaatattatatatggacatatttaaaaagaaaaatgaaagtaaaaaccTTTGGACTTGATTTGTGTGgtttttactgaaattttaatttactacttgtttatagttatatttttccattttctgtTTGAGGTTTGCCAGAACCAAATTGTTTACTCATAGAGAATAATTCAAATagaagtttaaaaagaatgctTTTATTTTGCCTTTTTTGTGGAAACCcttcaattttgttttatacagaaggaaatttatttatgcagtcttcaacaaatttttttttatgttgggtcataatttatatgtatgtttatatgTACGCAGATTAAAAGAGAGGATTAAAGCAAGGGAGAAGCGGGCGTACGCACGCGCGAATAACTTGAGCTTAGGTCCGTccagaaaatttttaaagcaaagCACCATGGCAGCGAGTGCGTGCACACTCACGGTGACCATCGACTTGTCGTTCGATGAGCTGATGATCGATAAGGACATCGCTAAGCTAACAAAGCAGATTCTAAGGTGCTACACTTTGAATAGGCGAGCCGCAGCGCCTATGCAATTCTCCCTCACCAGCTTCACTGGTAAATCGCGAGCTAGCATGGAGAAGCACAATGGTTATGAGCATTGGGATGTACGTAATCGCAACTAAACATGtgtttccttttaattttttatgattaactTTCCGGAATTGATGGTGggtttatcaaataataaatccTGAGCAACATTGGTCGAcatgtaaaaatacaattaatttgagATAAATCTTACTTGGTCATAGCTGGACCCTCTGCGGATCAACTTGGATGATATTGATCTAAGCGACTTAAAATTTACGTgacaaatgtataatttttactgAATTGTAGGTGAGTTTCCATACGGAGCCATATATGGATGTTTATCTCAAAGACAAGATTATATATCTTACGAGCGAATCAGAAAATATAATAGATCATCTAGAACACGATTGCGTGTATGTTATAGGTGGCCTAGTCGATCACAATGCACATAAGGTGAGATCTTTTCGACTGGTCTTTTTTTGTGTGAatctctttttattaaaaatttaaattgtaggGTATGTGCTACAAATTGGCGACGGAGGCGAGTATTAGACACGGCCGTTTGCCATTA
This genomic window from Solenopsis invicta isolate M01_SB chromosome 13, UNIL_Sinv_3.0, whole genome shotgun sequence contains:
- the LOC105202256 gene encoding tRNA methyltransferase 10 homolog A, with translation MDDVNSTENNAIAVEPSKPPANMSKRQLKRLEREKKWLERRSEKRLKERIKAREKRAYARANNLSLGPSRKFLKQSTMAASACTLTVTIDLSFDELMIDKDIAKLTKQILRCYTLNRRAAAPMQFSLTSFTGKSRASMEKHNGYEHWDVSFHTEPYMDVYLKDKIIYLTSESENIIDHLEHDCVYVIGGLVDHNAHKGMCYKLATEASIRHGRLPLDKFLQMKARKVLTIDHVFEILLRVSEGNTWQEAFLKVLPERKNARPIVSVQSKEDGSQDPKPNDVNNAMPVDISNIASVDVNNTMPFDVNTVSIDVNNTMIKIIQDVCDKESDRLENNADSKEILQENPCVT